GTGTCTGGTGATTGCCCTCGTAACGGAGTTACTAGACGCAGACTAGAGTCTGCGCCACTCGCGATTGACATCGCGATCAGCCATTGCGCGGCGAAGTAGGTGGCAAGGATCAGCAAATCCGCAAGTCGGAACCCGACTCGGAAGCGATTAATCGCGATCGCCGAGTCGGAAACTACGAACAACATCGCCCCGATGGCGGCGAGCGCGGCTCCGGCTTGCCGGGTTGCCCCCCACCGGTTCAATGCTTGCCAGGCCATCGTCAGAATCACAATCAAGTAGACCACCACCGGCAGTTTCATCGCTCCCAGGCCGGGAGATAGAATCCAAAACATCAAGCTCCCGTATACAACGCAGGCCGCGCCGTACCACGCCGACATCAATCCGGAAGGTCTGGATCTGAACGCCGCAATGTAAAGCAAATGGGCTATCAGGAAACTGATCAATCCCGGAACGAATTGATCTGACGGCAGCATGAGTAAACCGTCCCCCACTAACGAACAACAAAGCCCAGCGATGATCAGATTGCGATAGCCCACATTAGCACCCGGTCCTGTCATCAGCGCGATGACCCCGATGATAATGATGAAGATCATCGTCGCCGGCTTGAAGATGTAGACCGTTGTTCTTGAGCCGAGGTATCCGGCGGCGATTGTGATCGCGGCCGAGATCGCAGTGAGTGCCGTCAAGGCAATGATTGACCGCGAGCGCTGTTGGAGAGCAGCTTCGGATCTTTCGATTGTTGTTTCGTGATTCACGATGAGCATCAGCGTTCACGAAATCGGTGCGAATCCGTCAAACCCGCGTCATCCGTGGTCTATGAGTTTGTGAGAATTGCATTGCCGCGGAGCATAGACCACGGATGACACTGATTCGACGGATTTGCGCGGATATCGCAATTCCTATCTCAGCGAGACGTCGTCAATTCCTCTTGCCCAACTCATCGAGGGCCGCGCCCAGACGCTCGAGTCCGCCCGCGAGCATCTCAGAATCGCACCCTATGCCGATGCGGATATGATCGGGCATCTCGAAGAACCGTCCGGGCACGACTGACGTCTCATACTTCTCGCGAAGTAGCGCACACAACTCTTCAACGCTGCCTCGCCTAAGCCTCGGAGCGACAACTGTTCCGAACGGCGGTCTTACTGCCTCGAGATCGTCACGCGAATCCAGAAACTGATCGAGCAACGGGCGGTTCTTTTCAAGAAGCGCAATCGCGCGAGCGGCGATTCGGTCAAGATTCTTCAGGGCGATCACGCTGAGCCGCTCCGCCGGATGCGCGGGAATGTTGCCGAACAGATCGTTGATCCGCCATATCTTTTTCGCGAGATCCGGCTCGGCAAGCACCCATCCACAACGAAGTCCGCTCAGGCCGTAGGCTTTTGTAAGGCTGCTTGTAGTGACGAACTCGCTGCCAAGGTGAAATGCCGAAGGGGGCGCCGTGGTGAACAAAGTTTCGAGATAGACCTCATCGACCAATACTCGCGCTCCCACTCGCCGCGCGATTCTTCCAACCTCGCCAAGCGTGTCGTTATCAACGAACGCCCCGGTAGGGTTGTGCATATTGGTGATCACGATGAGCTGGGTGCGATTTGTCACCGCGCGATCGATCTCGCTCGGGTCGATACGAAAGCCATGCTCGAACCGCCGCTCGAATCTGTTCACGGCGGCGCCCAGATAAGCTGCCGTAGACACGAGCGGATCGTAGGCCGGCCGCTCGATCAATACTTCATCGCCTGGCTCGAGGATCGCAGCCATCGCCAAAAAGTTGGCCATCGAAGTTCCGGTCGCGGCAACGACGTTCTCAGTAGCGGCGCCGCATTTGGCCGCGAGCGCCTGTTGAAGCGGCTCGTAACCGTACCAGCTCGGCCCGCTCAACTCGATGTCTTCCAGGCGGACCGGAAGCTCGGCCATCGGGTAATGAATGACCCCGCTTGTAGCCAGGCTGAACCTGGCCTGCGAGCGCGTCTTAGCCCACTCGATATAATCGGAGCGCTTGGCACGTTTCGCTTCACTCACGTTTGCGTCTCCCTCGCCAAAAGAAATAAACCGGTATCCCGGCGACTAGTATGGCCAGTCCGATGGCGCTGTTCGCCGGATACTGGTAGATTGCGCTGGCGGCGACCAACCACTCTGCTGCGATAAACAAAACGATGACCAGTGAGCCTACCTTGAGCGTGTAGCTGGTTGCCTCGGTATCGTCGTCCGCGCGCGATCCGCTTCGGCGAAGCGCAAACAAGCACGCAGCCGTCAGCCCGAAAAAGATCGAATCAATCGAGACGACGTAGTTGAGAATCTGTTCGTACCTGCCGGACATCGCGATCACGATCGCCAGCACACCTTGCAAGGCTATCGCCACCACGGGAACTCGCGTGCGAGGGTGAAGCGAGGCCACGCGTTTGAAGAAAAGCCCGTCGCCGGCCATCGCAAAATAAACTCGCGGCGCGGTCAGCATGCCCTGACTCAAGAACCCTAACGTCGATATCGCGATGCCAACCGCGATGATCTTTCTGCCCTTTTCGCCTAAGACCAATCTCATCAATTCCGAAGCGGGCGTCGTCGTCTCCGCGAGACCTCCCGCGCCCAGCACGCTGACACAAACGAAGTTGACTGCCAGATATAGGAGGATTACTCCCATCACCCCGATCAGGAGTCCGCGCGGGAGATTCTTTCGCGGCTCGCGCATCTCGCCCGCCACGAAGCTTGCCGTCTGCCATCCGCCATACGCAAATAAGACCGGCACCAGCGCGGCGCCGAATGCACCAATCATCGACGAGTTGTCGGGAGTCAGCGACGGCGCTTGCATCGCGCTGCGTGCACCGTGGCCGGCGCCCCACAAGCCGGCGCCTATCAGCCCGGCGATGGCCACAATCTTCAAGACCATCAACGCGTTCTGTACGCTGCTCCCCGCACGCACGCCAAGACAATTGATCAGCGTCAAAGCTCCAAGCGCGACCGCGGCCACCACCCAGTCTCCAATCGGAAGTTGAGTCAGATCGATGAAGTAGCGCGCGAAGGTTACGGCGACCGCCGCCATTCCTCCGCTCTGAACTACCAGCAATAGTGTCCAACCGTAGATGAATGCGGCCGCGGGATGAATCGCTTCTCGGATGTACGCGTACTGCCCGCCAACCTGCGGCCGCAAAGCCGCCAGTTCGGCATAGATGAACGCGCCGGCGAGCGCAATCAAACCGCCCACCGCCCAGGCGCCGAGGATCAAAACGGGTGTGTGGACCTGACGAGCGACGACGTAAGGATTGATGAAGATGCCTGAGCCGATGATCCCGCCCATCACAATCATCGTCGCGTCGAACAGCCCGAGCCGCCGCGCCAGCTTCGGTGAGCTATCGACGGTTGGCCCCGACGGTTGGTCTTGGATTGCGTCCGGTGGTGGGTTCAGCTTTCGTTCCTCTTGCTCGGTACGCTCTCTGTTTCAAGCCTTCGTTGTGGTCTGCAGCCGCTCCCGCATGCGCATCTGCCACTTTGTGCGAGGCGTGTCCTCTTCTTCAAACTGGCTGAGGGCTTCCTTGAGAGTCTCTCCGCCTATCTGCCGCGTCTTCAAGTAGACCAGCGCGGTCAGAGTAGCGATCAGCGGCACGATCACCGCGTTGAGCATCGCCACAATGATCGAAGTAAGACGCCCGGTCAGAATCGGTGCTTGCTCGATCTTTGACGCTTTGAGAGCGAAGGCAATCGGAAACGCTACGACCGATGCCGCAATGCCGGGGATGGCCCATTGGAAGAAAATGATCACGATGACTGTGCGCCAGGAGCGCTTGACCAGAGCCTTCGATCGTTTCAACGCAGCACGCCCTTTCAGTCCTTCCATCATCACCACCGGCGCAGCCAGCGAATAGTTGATGAACATGATCACGCCTGGAACGATCAAGAGTAATCCGAAGACCCATCGAATCGTGGCGAGCGCAATGGTAATCAGAAGGGCCTTCAATCTTTTTCTAACTGCCCCATAAGCCGTGCGCAGTTCCAACGGTCTGAGCGGGGACAGGAAGAGCTGCGTTACCAGCCGGATTGTGACTCCGGCGATTATCGCATTGATGAAAAAGTTGGCGAAGAACATCAGAACTGAGAGTACGACTTCGAGAGCGCTGGTGGCCGGGCTACCGTTGATAGTGACTCTCAAACCGCCGGAGGGAGCCTGGGCAGTGTCCGCGTGCGACTTCATTGCAATGATGAGAAGAGCCCCGTGCAAGGCGATCAGCGGAAGGTACATCAGGAACGTGACCCGGAAGAATTTTGGGAAGTGTTCGATGTACAGCGCGAAGGCCCGGCGTAGCAGCACCCCCGTTCGTTCGGCGCTCGCTCGCAGCGCGCTTGCGAAGCCGGCGGCGCTTGCGGGACGCTCGGAGGGATTCTTCGCCAGCGCCGACATCACAACCGCGGCCATTCGCTTCGGGATCTTGCGGCGCTTTTCTTTAAGCGGGGGTGGAGCGGCTTCTATGTGAAGCTTCAGCAGCTCGTAAGCCTGGCCGGTGAATGGCGGCTCGCCGGCGAGCATCTGATACGCAATCACGCCGAGGCTGTATATGTCGCTGCGCGCGTCGAGCGGCTCGCTGCGGCATTGCTCCGGCGACATGTATACCGGTGTGCCGAGAATCGATCCAACTCGCGTCAGCCCATCTGCCGGAACGGTTTGCCGAGCCAGATTCTCAGCCGTAGTGTGCTCGAACACGCGCGTTCGCTCTTCCTCTGACACAGGCCCGGGTTGTATTTGAGTCGTCGCTTCGGATGATTCCAACGGTAAGATTTGCGTCGCCGATTCGCTTGCAGGAGAGGCGTTGACTTGCGCTTGTTCGGCGAGGATAAGAGTTGCGTGCTCGCCGGCTTGAAGACGCTGTATTTGAGTCGCGGCTTCTGAAACCTCAGCCCCCTGTGCGTAGGTCTGAGCTTTGAAACCCTCGGTGTTGCGCGGCTGATTCGTTATCGTGGCCGAATCTCGATGCAACCTTCTTGTGTCCGAAGCGGACGATGCCGCAGACGGCATACTTTCAACCGCATCGGCCATCCGAACATCTGCCAGTTTGGCGAGACCAAAGTCGAGCACCTTAACCGTGTAGCCGCCGCGGCGATTCGGCTCGAGCCAGATGTTATCGGGTTTCAGGTCGCGATGAATGATTCCCTGTTGATGAGCTTCATCGATGGCCGACGAAGTTTGTTCGACGATGTCGACGACCCAGTCAATCGGAAGCTGAGATTCTTCGGCAAGCACTTCGGCAAGCGTGCAGCCGTCGAGGTACTCCATCACCAGATACGCGATTCGCTCACCCTCAACCTGGGCGAAGCCGAAGTCGGTCACATTGACTACGTTTGGATGATGCAGCCGGCCGGCGGCTTTCGCCTCGCGTCTGAAGCGCTCGACGAACTCGTCATTCATCATGAACTGCGGGGTGATGACTTTGACGGCGACAGGCCGGCCGGTGCCCAGGTGAGTGGCGAGATAGACAGAGCCCATCCCGCCCTTGCCGAGTTCCTTCTCAATGCGGTATTTCTCGTCGA
This is a stretch of genomic DNA from Acidobacteriota bacterium. It encodes these proteins:
- a CDS encoding amino acid permease: MNPPPDAIQDQPSGPTVDSSPKLARRLGLFDATMIVMGGIIGSGIFINPYVVARQVHTPVLILGAWAVGGLIALAGAFIYAELAALRPQVGGQYAYIREAIHPAAAFIYGWTLLLVVQSGGMAAVAVTFARYFIDLTQLPIGDWVVAAVALGALTLINCLGVRAGSSVQNALMVLKIVAIAGLIGAGLWGAGHGARSAMQAPSLTPDNSSMIGAFGAALVPVLFAYGGWQTASFVAGEMREPRKNLPRGLLIGVMGVILLYLAVNFVCVSVLGAGGLAETTTPASELMRLVLGEKGRKIIAVGIAISTLGFLSQGMLTAPRVYFAMAGDGLFFKRVASLHPRTRVPVVAIALQGVLAIVIAMSGRYEQILNYVVSIDSIFFGLTAACLFALRRSGSRADDDTEATSYTLKVGSLVIVLFIAAEWLVAASAIYQYPANSAIGLAILVAGIPVYFFWRGRRKRE
- a CDS encoding serine/threonine-protein kinase; amino-acid sequence: MGLTQLTGEVLDEKYRIEKELGKGGMGSVYLATHLGTGRPVAVKVITPQFMMNDEFVERFRREAKAAGRLHHPNVVNVTDFGFAQVEGERIAYLVMEYLDGCTLAEVLAEESQLPIDWVVDIVEQTSSAIDEAHQQGIIHRDLKPDNIWLEPNRRGGYTVKVLDFGLAKLADVRMADAVESMPSAASSASDTRRLHRDSATITNQPRNTEGFKAQTYAQGAEVSEAATQIQRLQAGEHATLILAEQAQVNASPASESATQILPLESSEATTQIQPGPVSEEERTRVFEHTTAENLARQTVPADGLTRVGSILGTPVYMSPEQCRSEPLDARSDIYSLGVIAYQMLAGEPPFTGQAYELLKLHIEAAPPPLKEKRRKIPKRMAAVVMSALAKNPSERPASAAGFASALRASAERTGVLLRRAFALYIEHFPKFFRVTFLMYLPLIALHGALLIIAMKSHADTAQAPSGGLRVTINGSPATSALEVVLSVLMFFANFFINAIIAGVTIRLVTQLFLSPLRPLELRTAYGAVRKRLKALLITIALATIRWVFGLLLIVPGVIMFINYSLAAPVVMMEGLKGRAALKRSKALVKRSWRTVIVIIFFQWAIPGIAASVVAFPIAFALKASKIEQAPILTGRLTSIIVAMLNAVIVPLIATLTALVYLKTRQIGGETLKEALSQFEEEDTPRTKWQMRMRERLQTTTKA
- a CDS encoding pyridoxal phosphate-dependent aminotransferase, producing MSEAKRAKRSDYIEWAKTRSQARFSLATSGVIHYPMAELPVRLEDIELSGPSWYGYEPLQQALAAKCGAATENVVAATGTSMANFLAMAAILEPGDEVLIERPAYDPLVSTAAYLGAAVNRFERRFEHGFRIDPSEIDRAVTNRTQLIVITNMHNPTGAFVDNDTLGEVGRIARRVGARVLVDEVYLETLFTTAPPSAFHLGSEFVTTSSLTKAYGLSGLRCGWVLAEPDLAKKIWRINDLFGNIPAHPAERLSVIALKNLDRIAARAIALLEKNRPLLDQFLDSRDDLEAVRPPFGTVVAPRLRRGSVEELCALLREKYETSVVPGRFFEMPDHIRIGIGCDSEMLAGGLERLGAALDELGKRN
- a CDS encoding lysoplasmalogenase — protein: MNHETTIERSEAALQQRSRSIIALTALTAISAAITIAAGYLGSRTTVYIFKPATMIFIIIIGVIALMTGPGANVGYRNLIIAGLCCSLVGDGLLMLPSDQFVPGLISFLIAHLLYIAAFRSRPSGLMSAWYGAACVVYGSLMFWILSPGLGAMKLPVVVYLIVILTMAWQALNRWGATRQAGAALAAIGAMLFVVSDSAIAINRFRVGFRLADLLILATYFAAQWLIAMSIASGADSSLRLVTPLRGQSPDTDKVCATRNLAVRPTTAKATATNPSISRRRQQ